The Xyrauchen texanus isolate HMW12.3.18 chromosome 19, RBS_HiC_50CHRs, whole genome shotgun sequence genome segment tcacatacaaagcGAAGCGAGCGTTTCGCGATTACATACAACgcaagtcaatgcaaagacgcgaatTTGCGCctgacgcgttgtcgcgaaagcctatcagcgtTGAGactgtccggatgtcactgatatAATGACGAAGTAGCAGAAGAAATCGGGAAAAGTGGATGAAAACATTGGTGTAGCAGcatgtgggcacccggaattgtacgacacaacgtcatacatgtacagagaccggacgaatagTCATCGCTTGGAGGAAACTGAGCGAGGAACTTGGAcaacctggtaagttctgaaaatatgcacgtctacttgattccagctattggtcgttgtggcagggtggggccgggtcatgatcctacacacccggtcccgtattaggctaatcaagcctcccgagagggataaaggctgactgcagaggatcgtgcgggagagagagattgtttacggacatgtccgtcatgtgtgtgtttgtgtcttctgttttagtttatcattaaactattatttatattctcaagccggttctcgcctcctcctttccattgatccctttacactggtgccaaaacccgggaaggaggagggatacgccgtagtagagttctcgctgCTACCGTCCaacccaacggagcagccgcggccgtctgccaggggacgaggagcccagccgcctggaagaggacgatggccgccgaccgcgaggggagaaggggctcctagccgaccgcctggagcagtcagggccgctgccaaggGCGCAGGAGTAGCCTACCGGCCAGGGGCtcgcagtcaacctttatccctctcgggaggcttgattagcctaatacgggaccgggtgtgtaggatcacgacccgccctccgccctgccacaggtgcGTTCACAAGCAACACGAAGCGAGCATTTCGCgattacatacaatgcaagtcaatgcaaagacgcgaatGGAAAAATCCGCCTGAAGCATTGTCGTGAAAGCCTATCAGCGTTGAGATTGtgcggatgtcactgacgtactgacatagtagcagaagaaatctggagaAATTGATGttaaattgttgtagcggtgtgtgtgcacccggaattgtatgacatcatacatgtacagagaccagaCGAACAAAAGTCATCGCTTGGCGGAAactgagcgaggaagttggactacctggtaagttctgaaaatatgcgcgactacttgattccagctattggttgaactttactatgaaccaagtcgtagaagccccgcctcctgtccttttccggaagagtaGTGGGAATACTCgcgcgagtttaaacacacatttataatccagcggtcaaactcacgTGAGCAACGCGAGGCGAAAATTTTCTTcctgttgtatgtgaacgcaccataagactATTGCACAGTATTTTActgagcaatatatatatatactgtatctatgtaaataaataactataaatatctctttttgtgtttcacaaaagaacgTGATACAGGTTTCTaaagacatgagagtgagtaaatgatgacagaattttcagaacTGTTCCTTAAAAGCCAGTCCACCAATCAAATGTCACTTTGAGTTTTTCTTTCACCTTTAATGTTATCACAGgattttaaaacatatattttcatCATGGCTTATTACAGGTCTAAAGCACAAACGTATACACTCAATTGCAACCTAGTGACAACAAACAAGGCTGCGCGCTTCCTTCCGTCAATAAAAAGgttgtgtatgtgcatgcattaGTTGTCCTGCTATAATCACACTGTATAAGATTTCCATGCAAGGATATTTGGGTGGGAGACAACTGGACATTAAATGTTCTTATGTTACCTGTCATAACCACCAGAGgaagacaaaagaaaagcatttTCAGCACAGAAAAAGTCACAGTTGCATCATCCGGttttataaacataaaatgtgaCGGTGATCCGAAAGTTGTTGAGcggagggggtggggggtgttcgctgtccttttctgcatatccaaTTCGGCACGTTTCttggctgacccaccggcccgctgcATTCTCCAGATGGACAGTTCGGCCCTGATcgtccccaaagtgcgtcggcccaccgggaaaatgcccggtatgccggattaacagtccagccctgcatatgGTAAGTAAATGACagtcttcatttttgggtgaactgtgcctttaatacCTAAAGTGATTGTTCAGCGATCTTGCATTTGTAGTACCGTTTATTAGCATTGACTATGATGGTAACCGTAGCGCCAGTCGTTGCGTTGCAATCTTCTATTTTCCCGTTTTCTATCTCTTGTAGCAGCACACAAGTTCTAGACTGAAGCCCCGCCCTGTTCAAAGGAGGGCTGTGCCTATTCGTTAGCCCCTCCTCCAATTTCACAACAGATATTCTTGTCCCTCTTTTAGATCTTCGTCGTCTACAAAGCAGCTTGACGTAAGCCGATCTGAAGTCTCTATTCAGTGTAGCATAAAGCACAGGGTTTACCGCAGAGTTCGCGTACCCTAGCCATAGCACCACTGATTGCGCTGTGCGCGGCGGGTTCTCTTCATTTCGTATTCCCATCACAGTGAAAAATGTGAAATACGGGAACCAGCACACCAAAAATGCACCAAGAACCACCGCTAGCGTCACCGTAGCTTTGTGCTCGCGCAGGGCTAGCATTGTCACCCCTGTCGATGACGATGATCCCCGTCGCGTAGACATGATGCTTTTAGCCTGCGTCCGCGCGATGCGAAATACTGTGTGGTAACTCCAGCACATGGCCAGCAGGGGAAGATAAAACGTTGCAAAGGCGTCGACCACGGCGTACGTTGGGTTTAGCTCAAAGCAGCAGTCTCGCGCAGGGTCGCCCTCTCGGATATTTTGTACGTACAAATCTCTAGTATTCCAACCCAGATGAATGGGTACAAACGACACACCCACTGAGATTAGCCAGATCGCCGCTAATATCGCAGCGACACGCCACGGAAGCACCAGCATGGGGTAGTGCAGTGGGGCGGTGACCGCGAAGTAGCGGTCCAAGCTAATGGCGAAGAGATTGAGGATGGAGGCGGTGCATAGCATGACGTCCAACGAGACGTAGATGTTGCAGAAGCGCGCACCCAGTGGCCAATCACCGGTAACTTGGTAGAGGGTTGAAAATGGCAGCACGAGGGCACCCAGGAGAAAGTCTGTAGCGGCTAGCGACACAATGAAGCAGTTGGTGACGTTACGCAGGCGTTTCGTTGCGTACACAGCCAGGCAAACCAAAACATTCCCGCTGACCGTCAGTAGAATTAGTAGGGAGAGTGTCACAGCCAGTGCTATCTGAGATGTCATTCTGTGCGCGCGTTTACAGGCTAATTAAATTCACAAGTGTTTAGCTTGACAGTTTTGTCAGTATTTTgagaaatcaataaataaataggaatgtgtatgtgtatgtgaatgtgaatgtgtgtatattataAGCTGGCAGTTGCAACGTTCCTGTAGCTCAACCGACTGAGCATGGTGCTCGtagtgctaatgctaatgctaatgttgTGGGTTCAATTCCAAGggaacatactgtacatacacatgaGTATACTGCATGTCACTTCCTGTCTGCCAAAACTGTGAAAGACTTTTTGTAGCTTAACTCGTAGTACATGGTGCCAGCAATGCCATAGTCATGGGGTTGAATCCAAGGAatgacacatatatacatactaaTAAAGCATGTACATTAAATGCACCACTAGTCACTTCAGAGTAAAGTGCCAAATGTGTAAACGCAAAATGCTAATTCTATAGGCGGGGAATTCTGATAAGTTCTATGGGAAATATTCCCAACGTTTTCCATCCATTCTTCAGTGTGACTTCTCCATCCATCTGTctctcaatccatccatccagcttGGAGTCCCTCTGGCCACGTGTCATTAGACTGATGTTTGTCGCCCTC includes the following:
- the hrh2a gene encoding histamine receptor H2a — its product is MTSQIALAVTLSLLILLTVSGNVLVCLAVYATKRLRNVTNCFIVSLAATDFLLGALVLPFSTLYQVTGDWPLGARFCNIYVSLDVMLCTASILNLFAISLDRYFAVTAPLHYPMLVLPWRVAAILAAIWLISVGVSFVPIHLGWNTRDLYVQNIREGDPARDCCFELNPTYAVVDAFATFYLPLLAMCWSYHTVFRIARTQAKSIMSTRRGSSSSTGVTMLALREHKATVTLAVVLGAFLVCWFPYFTFFTVMGIRNEENPPRTAQSVVLWLGYANSAVNPVLYATLNRDFRSAYVKLLCRRRRSKRGTRISVVKLEEGLTNRHSPPLNRAGLQSRTCVLLQEIENGKIEDCNATTGATVTIIVNANKRYYKCKIAEQSL